From Aspergillus fumigatus Af293 chromosome 3, whole genome shotgun sequence, a single genomic window includes:
- a CDS encoding YoaK family protein, producing the protein MAFDDLPQLDDSKDRPGLWSAGNSTAVSLQPTDEISGPEGVRSILIRHFSADINTKYTDLLLIVCGFVSGLVDGLCFNAWGSFASMQTGNTVFIALGASGQPVYPAYLWAKSLAAVAVFILSMIVHIYFSRLLGPRRRSTLILSFSAQTLALMAAAILVETGAVSRRAENPRAPIQWMQILPISLLAFQAAGQIVASRILAYDEIPTVVLTTLLCDLIVDKDLLARGWTSNPRRNRRVGAFLALFLGAMTAGGLSKVTDMAASLWFAMGLKLGIVIAWFVWKAEGSRKQGKGEV; encoded by the exons ATGGCGTTTGACGATCTACCTCAACTGGACGACTCCAAGGATCGACCCGGTCTGTGGTCTGCCGGGAACAGTACCGCTGTCTCACTTCAGCCTACCGATGAGATTTCCGGCCCGGAGGGTGTTCGCTCGATCCTCATCCGGCACTTCTCTGCCGACATCAATACCAAATACACCGATCTGCTCCTGATCGTCTGCGGCTTCGTGAgcggcctcgtcgatggcctGTGCTTCAACGCATGGGGCAGTTTTGCCAGCATGCAAACCG GCAACACCGTCTTCATCGCCCTGGGCGCCAGCGGCCAACCAGTCTACCCAGCCTACCTCTGGGCCAAGTCCCTCGCCGCCGTTgccgtcttcatcctctccatGATCGTTCACATCTACTTCTCACGTCTGCTGGGTCCTCGCCGCCGCTCGACGCTCATCCTGTCCTTCAGCGCGCAGACCCTGGCCCTGATGGCCGCCGCCATCCTCGTCGAAACTGGCGCCGTCAGCCGGCGTGCTGAGAACCCCCGCGCCCCGATCCAATGGATGCAGATCCTCCCCATCTCGTTACTTGCCTTCCAGGCCGCGGGCCAGATCGTGGCGTCACGGATCCTCGCCTACGACGAGATCCCGACCGTCGTCCTGACCACACTCCTGTGCGACTTGATCGTCGACAAGGACTTGCTGGCGCGCGGGTGGACATCCAACCCCCGGCGCAACCGCCGCGTCGGCGCCTTCCTAGCGCTCTTTCTGGGCGCCATGACAGCGGGAGGGCTGAGCAAGGTGACGGACATGGCTGCCAGTCTGTGGTTTGCAATGGGGTTGAAGTTAGGAATCGTCATTGCTTGGTTTGTATGGAAAGCAGAGGGAAGCAGAAAGCAAGGCAAGGGGGAGGTTTGa
- a CDS encoding M50 family metallopeptidase, protein MAPYAALARSVLEEQASQPHLLKRDLSVNHTQAVTLGVMGAYVVVIALLWNLPYVRWSLWPFKMLVIAFHEFGHAITACCTGGRVKSISLDPHEGGVTHMQGGISAITLPAGYLGSSIIGALLIFAGFDIVASKVASIILGVCFLLTLWWARRDWLTIVTILMAVGLLVACWFIAHGEALRWVVLFIGVMSALYSVWDICDDLILRKVNTSDASVFAQRYGGSSRCWGVIWSIISLGFMAVGIVAAIAAFPQSFSEQQEQSKHFIPTR, encoded by the exons ATGGCACCGTATGCAGCCCTTGCCAGAAGCGTACTCGAGGAACAGGCCTCGCAGCCTCATCTCCTCAAACGAGATCTCTCAGTCAACCATACTCAAGCAGTAACCTTGGGTGTCATGGGGGCCTACGTGGTTGTCATCGCACTGCTTTGGAACCTACCCTACGTCCGGTGGTCATTATGGCCTTTCAAG ATGCTGGTCATCGCCTTCCACGAATTCGGCCATGCCATCACCGCATGCTGCACAGGCGGCAGAGTAAAATCAATCTCGCTGGACCCGCACGAGGGCGGCGTCACGCACATGCAGGGCGGCATCAGCGCCATCACCCTGCCCGCGGGATACCTAGGCTCGTCCATCATCGGCGCTTTGCTGATCTTCGCTGGGTTTGACATTGTCGCAAGCAAGGTGGCGAGTATTATCCTGGGGGTGTGCTTCTTGCTTACCCTGTGGTGGGCGCGGAGGGACTGGTTGACTATCGTGACGATTCTGATGGCCGTCGGGTTACTGGTTGCGTGTTGGTTTATCGCTCATGGGGAGGCGTTGCGGTGGGTTGTG CTGTTTATTGGGGTCATGTCAGCGCTGTACAGCGTCTGGGATATT TGTGACGATCTCATTCTCCGCAAAGTCAATACTTCCGATGCGAGTGTCTTCGCGCAGAGATACGGTGgctcttctcgctgctggGGCGTCATTTGGTCCATTATTTCCCTGGGGTTCATGGCTGTTGGCATTGTGGCTGCCATTGCGGCGTTTCCCCAGTCATTCAGcgagcagcaggagcaaTCCAAGCATTTCATTCCGACGCGGTGA
- a CDS encoding putative pH signal transduction protein PalI has translation MLLKPATPLTILLLAAFVLLLLSVLSTPIIQGIPLATFNHVDYGVFGFCKAGQCTNIHIGYTTDEISNTDNSEFDLPSSTRRSLSSILIVHPVAAFLTLVCLCLAAAAHLHAPSHSPRYLLALLILLLPTLLVSLLAFLVDILLFVPHLGWGGWIVLGATILLVISGVVTCAMRRTLVSRKARKRRIAENAEMSGENYYNRQNAAVPVVASGFTGPRSAALNAETKEAIITTSPNSESGPMFATFRTTTHSSDDDQTPLNTQGAPTDIPAPDSQYAARGHGDRMPSGAPFDESRNHPYAGSYGPGPRMRPGPGDPRLRPQYSDGSMGSRRGPPPPGFAPRGRGGYPPRGGYGRGGPYGGPRGPPPNGRGGPMGPMRGAPSGMMGRGQRGPNPAGYGYGPVSTGLNPGYDAYNYGPGPRPSQRFGENGIDYHGPSPVETARRPSPGPIGMAVSPPETAPIGQAIEMTSQPRHTDSAVELGPNAVPEEEQPHAVSNDGHPEPVSPSSLYSRSASYIPPRAGWTPADLRVGHSPSPVHALGENHTASHARSNSGDSYYEDVDPRFAEPHQPPAGNRALPSALTPGAGELKLTDDLAETPGSPTTSEISHFTSISERPINPRWRPPPPPALPAQQRQNVLLENNPDFDLRAGGIGRAGATGVGGRMPPMSIPREPSRYPLP, from the exons ATGTTACTCAAGCCTGCAACGCCCCTCACCATCCTTCTCCTGGCGGCCTTTGTTCTCTTGCTTCTTTCCGTTCTTTCCACCCCAATTATCCAAGGTATCCCTTTAGCGACTTTCAACCATGTGGATTATGGTGTCTTCGGCTTTTGCAAGGCCGGCCAATGCACCAACATCCATATCGGCTACACTACTG ACGAAATTTCAAACACCGACAATAGCGAGTTCGATCTACCATCGAGTACTCGAAGGTCCCTATCCTCCATCCTGATCGTCCACCCGGTCGCCGCCTTTCTCACCCTCGTTTGCCTTTGCCTCGCCGCGGCCGCTCACCTACACGCTCCGTCGCATTCACCCCGATATCTTCTAGCGCTCTTGATCCTCCTACTTCCGACACTTCTAGTTTCCCTCCTTGCCTTCTTGGTGGacattcttctttttgtaCCGCATCTAGGATGGGGAGGCTGGATTGTCTTGGGTGCCACAATTCTGCTCGTGATCAGCGGCGTGGTCACTTGCGCGATGCGCCGGACTCTGGTTAGTCGCAAAGCGAGAAAGAGACGAATCGCAGAGAATGCAGAAATGAGTGGGGAGAATTACTACAACCGACAGAATGCGGCGGTGCCGGTTGTCGCCAGCGGATTCACCGGTCCAAGATCAGCGGCCTTGAACGCTGAAACGAAAGAGGCCATTATCACAACCTCCCCAAATTCGGAGTCCGGCCCCATGTTCGCTACCTTCCGCACGACGACACATTCTAGCGATGACGATCAAACGCCTCTCAATACTCAGGGAGCTCCGACTGATATTCCTGCGCCAGATAGTCAGTATGCTGCACGCGGCCACGGCGATAGAATGCCCTCGGGTGCACCTTTCGACGAGTCAAGAAACCATCCATATGCAGGTTCTTACGGCCCAGGGCCTCGGATGCGACCTGGACCTGGTGATCCTCGCTTACGTCCTCAGTATTCGGACGGCAGTATGGGGTCGCGAAGAGGGCCGCCTCCCCCCGGTTTTGCCCCTCGTGGAAGAGGCGGATACCCTCCTCGTGGAGGCTATGGTCGGGGAGGTCCCTACGGAGGCCCCAGAGGACCTCCGCCCAATGGTAGGGGCGGGCCCATGGGCCCCATGCGAGGAGCCCCTTCAGGTATGATGGGACGCGGGCAGCGGGGTCCAAATCCTGCGGGCTATGGTTACGGCCCCGTCTCTACAGGCCTCAATCCTGGTTATGATGCCTACAACTACGGGCCGGGCCCGAGACCGTCGCAACGGTTTGGTGAAAACGGTATCGACTATCATGGGCCGTCACCTGTTGAAACAGCGCGACGGCCCTCCCCGGGTCCCATTGGCATGGCAGTGTCGCCGCCAGAAACCGCGCCAATTGGCCAAGCGATCGAAATGACATCGCAACCCAGGCACACGGACTCTGCTGTCGAACTGGGCCCCAATGCAGtgccggaggaggagcagccaCATGCGGTGTCCAACGACGGACACCCGGAGCCTGTCAGCCCTTCGAGTCTGTATAGCCGATCAGC ATCGTACATACCTCCCCGTGCTGGCTGGACTCCGGCTGATCTTCGCGTCGGACATTCACCTTCACCAGTTCATGCTCTTGGAGAAAATCATACAGCCTCGCATGCTCGTTCCAATTCGGGGGACAGTTACTATGAAGATGTGGATCCCCGTTTCGCTGAGCCGCATCAACCACCGGCAGGCAACCGTGCACTGCCATCTGCTCTGACTCCGGGTGCTGGTGAGCTCAAACTGACGGATGACTTGGCCGAAACTCCTGGCTCACCTACTACTAGCGAGATAAGCCATTTCACCTCCATTTCCGAGAGGCCCATCAATCCTCGATGGcgtcctccgccgccgccagctcTTCCCGCCCAGCAAAGACAAAACGTATTGCTAGAAAACAACCCTGACTTTGATCTCCGCGCCGGCGGTATTGGTCGAGCTGGCGCTACTGGTGTCGGTGGACGCATGCCACCGATGTCGATCCCCCGAGAACCCTCACGATACCCTTTGCCATGA
- the exg7 gene encoding glycoside hydrolase family 55 protein produces MASFPAVVCVFTLFLLPTRICATTLDKEPGDFYFPLLTYVPQLLGIPFTVQDDTPQSWHNPATNVTHQPKQQSSSCTAAGTGSSGFWYEKITHNGQSSFLSTEVKKNYPVFRNVVKDFGADNTGQNDAAGAIQSAIEAGASNGPKRNARSMGTTGQPAIVYLPSGTYLMKSSVQFFVGTVLVGDPTNPPVLKAAPDFRDDHIVFAKDPNVEGTNNFYIGLKNVILDSTSVDTARTIALVDWTVSQATQLTNVVFNMPTGSNAHVGLTTQYDYNSNIIVNDLRFNGGAIGMKLNGQQWVFKNLTFSGTSTGVVAGGTNIVFLGCQFENGNIGIDANGTSGSLTIIDSKGSGLNSLVVSANSGGAGNAIILENVENSGTTVSLGNNPVLSGNMPDTWVHGNLYSAGNANKNHVEGQTVVTKRVTDLLVGGKNYFIMPPPTYSEFPVEQVLNIKTVSDKPVYGDGVTDDTQNINDILAQNRDCKVIYFPAGTYIVTDTIFVPANIRIVGDPYASAISASGSKFTDINAVRPMIRYGYPGDIGVLHVSDMMFTVADVLPGCQVVEVNIAGNSQGDVGFWNTHFRIGGAAGSLVETKCQGSPADCKAAWGLLRLTSTSSAYIENMWGWTADHDLDGSRPQTIATGRGLLVEANKATWLVGTGFEHNTLYQYNFQQARNVFSALQQSESPYWQGPGNLLAPAPWDQNLIASDPDYSECAANDATCRMALFELIRSSSNLFLYGGCNWVFFNNKQSCQGDCQQNAIRIMDSSSLYLYGTNTKSTTNMVLNGNTPIAKQSDNAGGWGGVIAAYLYNS; encoded by the exons ATGGCGTCTTTTCCTGCGGTTGTCTGTGTGTTTactttgtttcttcttccaacACGCATCTGCGCAACTACGCTGGACAAGGAACCTGGAGACTTTTACTTTCCACTCCTAACATATGTTCCTCAGCTACT TGGAATCCCTTTCACAGTCCAGGACGACACTCCACAATCATGGCACAATCCTGCTACAAATGTTACCCACCAACCAAAACAGCAGAGCTCATCTTGTACAGCCGCTGGGACCGGCTCATCAGGATTTTGGTACGAAAAGATAACCCACAACGGCCAATCCTCGTTTCTGAGCacggaggtgaagaagaactACCCAGTCTTTCGTAATGTAGTCAAAGATTTCGGTGCCGATAACACCGGTCAAAATGACGCAGCTGGTGCTATTCAAAGTGCCATAGAAG CGGGGGCATCCAACGGTCCCAAGCGCAATGCTCGGAGCATGGGCACAACTGGTCAACCAGCAATTGTGTATCTTCCCAGCGGCACTTATCTGATGAAAAGCAGTGTGCAGTTTTTTGTGGGTACGGTCCTGGTCGGGGACCCGACAAATCCACCAGTCTTGAAAGCAGCACCGGATTTCCGCGATGACCATATTGTTTTCGCGAAAGATCCAAATGTCGAGGGCACAAACAACTTCTATATCGGCCTCAAGAATGTAATCTTGGATTCAACCAGTGTCGATACGGCACGAACCATCGCGCTGGTTGACTGGACAGTGAGTCAGGCGACGCAGTTGACGAATGTGGTGTTCAACATGCCGACTGGTTCCAATGCACACGTCGGGCTGACCACTCAGTACGACTACAACAGTAACATTATTGTG AATGACCTGCGTTTCAATGGGGGCGCTATTGGGATGAAACTCAATGGGCAACAATGGGTCTTTAAGAACCTCACTTTTAGTGGGACGTCCACCGGCGTTGTAGCTGGAGGAACGAACATTGTGTTCCTCGGATGCCAGTTCGAGAATGGGAATATTGGAATAGACGCCAATGGCACCTCCGGATCCCTGACCATCATCGACTCGAAGGGATCCGGGTTGAACTCATTAGTCGTATCTGCCAACTCTGGGGGCGCTGGAAATGCAATCATCCTGGAAAATGTGGAGAATTCTGGCACAACTGTCAGTCTGGGGAACAATCCAGTGCTTAGTGGGAATATGCCGGACACTTGGGTGCATGGCAATTTG TACTCCGCTGGCAACGCCAATAAAAACCACGTGGAAGGCCAAACTGTGGTGACCAAACGAGTAACCGACCTTCTGGTGGGTGGGAAGAACTATTTCATAATGCCTCCGCCGACATATAGCGAATTTCCTGTCGAACAAGTCCTCAATATCAAAACCGTTTCTGATAAACCAGTATATGGCGATGGCGTGACCGATGACACACAGAACATCAACGATATTCTGGCTCAAAATCGTGACTGCAAAGTTATTTACTTTCCGGCCGGCACCTATATCGTCACAGACACCATCTTCGTTCCTGCTAACATTCGCATTGTTGGGGACCCTTACGCCTCGGCCATTAGCGCGTCCGGCAGCAAGTTCACCGATATTAACGCAGTCCGCCCTATGATTCGCTATGGGTATCCGGGGGATATTGGAGTACTCCATGTGAGCGATATGATGTTTACAGTAGCTGACGTTTTGCCTGGATGCCAAGTG GTGGAAGTGAATATTGCGGGCAATAGCCAAGGGGACGTCGGATTCTGGAATACCCATTTCCGCATTGGGGGTGCTGCTGGCAGCTTAGTCGAGACCAAATGTCAGGGGAGTCCGGCAGACTGCAAAGCGGCATGGGGACTGCTGCGTCTCACCAGCACATCGTCAGCCTACATTGAGAACATGTGGGGATGGACAGCAGACCATGATCTCGATGGCAGCAGGCCTCAGACCATCGCAACCGGCCGCGGCCTGCTGGTAGAAGCGAACAAAGCCACGTGGCTGGTGGGCACGGGCTTTGAGCACAACACTCTGTATCAGTACAACTTTCAACAGGCACGCAATGTCTTCTCAGCTCTCCAGCAAAGCGAATCGCCGTACTGGCAAGGACCGGGTAACCTCCTTGCCCCGGCGCCATGGGATCAGAACCTCATCGCAAGCGATCCCGACTACTCCGAATGCGCTGCCAATGATGCAACATGCCGAATGGCGCTGTTTGAGCTAATTCGCAGCTCGTCCAATCTCTTCTTGTATGGCGGCTGCAACTGGGTGTTCTTCAATAACAAACAAAGCTGCCAGGGGGACTGTCAGCAGAACGCAATTCGCATCATGGATTCCTCTTCGCTGTATCTATATGGGACCAATACGAAAAGCACCACGAACATGGTGCTCAATGGCAATACACCCATAGCAAAGCAAAGTGACAATGCCGGTGGATGGGGAGGCGTCATTGCGGCGTATTTGTACAATTCATGA
- a CDS encoding potassium channel family protein, whose amino-acid sequence MVNENSQDEAQNIIEEVPHHALSAWWWLASTAYPLLAGTLGPMASAFSICSLSQDWGMESEEGNGQPRGIGDPDWVIVVNTISLGCAIMSNFVLLWGMARRIAFSIAQPIIIIGWYISSLLLTCLLCIFAASKVQNDSDSGRHRWLTGSYYYGAFAAGLYFVLSSLLLITVYGVCRGHYSREFRLTTSQRSLMLQTILFLIYLLGGAAVYARIEGWRYLDAVYWADLTLLTIGIGDFVPETHKGRGLLFPYAVGGILIPGLIVGSIRAQMLEKGRQKMAETVAERTRRFLVREAFQLMRRVRQIATLERKWISLATALTVWTMLWVLGAIAFWLPGQNEKLTYFEALYFAYTTLFTIGYGDFHATSEWERPFFVFWTLLAVPTVTLLIANVEEQERNAIEADGHRKEESARARGDVTVETIHHHHYMLFREVRRMMDYATRNLHKEFDYQEWEYFLNLIASDGGETDGEEGNSKWDWTGYKSPLLGQKTEVQWLLEALTEALERELRKASRGYHLSEQSEFEQ is encoded by the exons ATGGTCAACGAGAATTCTCAGGACGAGGCGCAGAATATCATTGAGGAAGTCCCTCATCATGCTCTTTCCGCCTGGTGGTGGCTCGCAAGCACTGCGTATCCTCTTTTAGCC GGCACTCTAGGACCCATGGCTAGTGCGTTCAGCATATGCTCTTTGTCCCAGGACTGGGGTATGGAGTCCGAGGAGGGCAATGGACAGCCAAGGGGCATTGGGGATCCGGATTG GGTCATTGTGGTCAATACGATATCACTTGGCTGCGCCATTATGTCGAATTTTGTCCTTTTGTGGGGAATGGCGCGACGCATCGCGTTCTCCATTGCGCAGCCTATAATCATTATTGGATGGTACATTTCATCGTTGCTCTTGACCTGCCTGCTGTGTATTTTTGCAGCGTCGAAAGTACAAAACGACTCGGATAGCGGTAGGCATCGGTGGCTCACTGGATCCTACTATTACGGAGCTTTTGCAGCAGGGCTATACTTTGTGCTCTCTTCCCTCCTCCTAATTACCGTCTACGGGGTTTGTCGGGGCCATTACAGCCGCGAATTTCGACTGACAACCAGCCAGCGGAGTCTGATGCTGCAAACcattctctttctcatctACCTCCTCGGTGGAGCTGCCGTATACGCAAGGATCGAAGGCTGGAGGTATCTTGATGCTGTCTATTGGGCGGATCTCACGCTTCTGACTATTGGTATCGGTGACTTTGTTCCCGAGACGCATAAAGGACGGGGGCTTTTGTTTCCGTATGCCGTCGGAGGTATTCTGATTCCGGGGTTGATCGTAGGCTCCATCCGCGCCCAAATGCTCGAGAAGGgacggcagaagatggcagaaACTGTGGCAGAAAGGACACGCCGGTTCCTCGTACGCGAAGCA TTCCAGTTGATGCGACGTGTGCGGCAAATTGCCACGCTCGAGCGAAAATGGATCTCGCTCGCCACGGCGTTGACCGTGTGGACGATGCTCTGGGTCTTGGGAGCGATCGCGTTTTGGCTCCCTGGACAGAATGAAAAGTTAACGTATTTTGAGGCGCTGTATTTTGCCTATACAACTTTGTTCACTATCGGTTATGGGGACTTTCACGCTACTTCCGAATGGGAACGGCCATTCTTTGTTTTTTGGACGTTGCTCGCTGTTCCGACGGTGACGTTGCTCATTGCCAACGTTG aagagcaggagcgCAACGCGATTGAGGCAGACGGGCACAGGAAAGAAGAATCGGCTCGGGCACGGGGAGACGTCACAGTGGAAACAATACATCACCACCACTACATGTTATTTCGGGAAGTCCGCAGGATGATGGACTATGCCACGCGCAATCTGCACAAGGAGTTCGATTACCAAGAGTGGGAGTATTTCCTTAATCTCATAGCCAGCGATGGAGGTGAAACCGATGGAGAGGAAGGGAATTCGAAATGGGATTGGACTGGGTACAAGAGTCCGTTGTTAGGACAGAAGACGGAGGTGCAATGGTTACTGGAGGCGCTTACCGAAGCGCTGGAGAGGGAGTTGAGGAAGGCCAGTCGGGGTTATCACTTGTCTGAGCAGAGCGAGTTTGAACAATAA
- a CDS encoding t-SNARE syntaxin: MVGPSIQDRTGEFQAILGQAQKRLATSKVGSQRQALLSDSQRRQAHAGTDGQGPSKRRSEFARRAAEIGRGITATTAKLQRLAELAKRKTLFDDRPVEISELTYVIKQDLASLNQQIASLQALTLSQHPKTNRSKADQEGEHNDNVVVMLQGKLADVGANFKEVLEVRTKNIQASRSRTENFVSSVSSKSQVLDPQRSDSPLYIPSGRRTPQPGFQGGSSDLLTLDPSNPSPLGRPSFQTDQQLLVMEEAQTNNTYIQARGEAIDAIERTISELGGIFGQLAQMVSEQSEMIQRIDANTEDVVDNVEGAQRELMKYWNRVSGNRWLIAKMFGVLMIFFLLWVLIAG, from the exons ATGGTCGGGCCTTCAATTCAGGATCGCACGGGCGAATTCCAGGCCATCCTCGGACAGGCCCAAAAACGCCTCGCGACTTCCAAAGTTGGCTCACAACGTCAGGCACTGCTCTCGGATTCGCAACGGAGACAGGCGCATGCAGGCACAGATGGACAAGGACCAAGTAAACGTCGGTCGGAGTTTGCTAGGAGAGCCGCGGAGATTGGACGAGGCATCACAGCGACAACCGCGAAGTTACAACGGTTGGCCGAGT TGGCGAAGCGCAAGACGCTCTTTGATGACAGACCTGTCGAGATCTCGGAGTTGACCTACGTCATCAAACAGGACCTGGCGTCGCTGAACCAGCAAATCGCTTCGCTGCAAGCACTTACATTATCGCAACATCCGAAGACGAATCGATCAAAAGCGGATCAGGAAGGCGAGCACAATGACAAT GTTGTGGTTATGCTCCAAGGAAAGCTGGCGGATGTCGGTGCGAACTTCAAAGAAGTCCTCGAGGTGCGAACGAAGAATATTCAGGCGTCGCGATCTCGGACAGAGAACTTTGTCTCTTCGGTATCGTCCAAGTCGCAAGTCTTGGATCCGCAACGGTCGGACTCTCCGCTGTACATCCCCTCGGGACGAAGGACGCCCCAACCAGGTTTCCAGGGAGGCTCTTCAGATTTACTGACTCTAGATCCCTCAAATCCCTCGCCTCTCGGGCGCCCATCGTTCCAAACAGATCAGCAATTATTGGTCATGGAGGAGGCGCAGACGAACAACACGTATATTCAGGCCAGAggcgaagccattgatgccaTCGAACGCACCATCAGTGAACTCGGCGGGATCTTCGGCCAACTGGCTCAGATGGTCAGTGAGCAGTCAGAGATGATCCAACGGATTGACGCCAACACCGAAGACGTGGTGGACAATGTTGAAGGCGCCCAGCGCGAATTGATGAAGTACTGGAACCGCGTATCCGGTAACCGATGGTTGATTGCCAAGATGTTTGGTGTCCTTATG attttctttcttctctgggTTTTGATAGCCGGATAG
- a CDS encoding enoyl-CoA hydratase/isomerase family protein produces MTQSILTTTQDGITTITINRPHRRNAVDPPTAKALYNALLAFDADPAQKICILTGAGADLHAVAAAGTGSSPSTLSTQENLQPVPVASGKNEQVPSLGPMGPTRLHLSKPLIAAIAGHAVAGGLELALLADLRVVEEDAVLGVFCRRWGVPLIDGGTVRLQAIVGLGRALDLILTGRGVGAREALDMGLVSRVVARGKAVEEAMVLARDLMRFPERCMNVDRGSCYYSAYAAGSMEDALRREFEMGSKVLATESVRGATRFRDGEGRHGRFEKL; encoded by the coding sequence ATGACACAATCAATCCTCACCACCACCCAAGACGGCATCAcaaccatcaccatcaaccGCCCCCACCGCCGCAACGCCGTCGACCCCCCAACCGCCAAAGCCCTCTACAACGCCCTCCTAGCCTTCGACGCCGACCCCGCCCAGAAAATCTGCATCCTCACCGGCGCCGGCGCTGACCTCCACGCGGTCGCCGCAGCCGGGACCGGATCCTCACCATCCACACTAAGCACCCAGGAGAACCTCCAGCCTGTCCCTGTCGCGTCCGGCAAAAATGAGCAGGTCCCATCCCTAGGACCAATGGGTCCTACCCGGCTACACTTATCCAAACCCCTTATCGCAGCGATAGCCGGCCACGCCGTCGCAGGCGGGCTGGAGCTCGCGCTGCTGGCTGACCTGCgcgtcgtcgaggaggatGCCGTCCTCGGTGTCTTCTGTCGGCGGTGGGGTGTCCCGCTCATCGACGGCGGGACGGTACGGCTGCAGGCGATTGTGGGGTTGGGACGAGCTTTGGATCTGATTCTCACTGGGCGGGGGGTCGGGGCGCGCGAGGCGCTGGACATGGGGCTGGTGAGTCGGGTCGTTGCGAGGGGGAaggcggtggaggaggcgatggTGTTGGCGAGGGACTTGATGCGGTTTCCGGAGAGGTGTATGAATGTTGACCGGGGGAGCTGCTATTATAGTGCGTATGCCGCGGGATCgatggaggatgcgctgCGGAGGGAGTTTGAGATGGGGTCCAAGGTGTTGGCGACGGAGAGTGTGCGGGGGGCGACGAGGTTTAGGGATGGGGAGGGGCGACATGGGCGCTTTGAGAAGTTGTAG